From a single Glycine soja cultivar W05 chromosome 19, ASM419377v2, whole genome shotgun sequence genomic region:
- the LOC114397959 gene encoding amino acid transporter AVT6B-like: MTIGSIEHKAKKTKSRKNKVVVDEKTPLIPKTHDADAEGLDEFNGASFSGAVFNLSTTAIGAGIMGLPACVKKLGMVPGLLAIILTALLTEKSIGFMIRNSRAGNLSSYGNLVGDSFGKFGKALVQICVIINNIGMLIIYMIIIGDVISGTSSSEIHHSGVLEGWFGVHWWTGRTFVLLFTTFAVFAPLSCFKRIDSLRYTSALSFGLAVAFLVIAVGISIFKIAIGGIGMPRLFPIITDVASVFELFTVTPVVVTAYLCHFNVHSIDNELEDSSQIHGIVRTSLTLCASVYLLTSFFGFLLFGEGTLDDVLANFDSDLGIPFGSVLNDAVRFSYAAHLVLVFPVVFYAVRINLDGLIFPSSRPLVLDNFRFASITMALIVASFLGANFIPSIWDIFQFTGATAAASLSFIFPSAITLRDRYNIGTKKDKILSVFMIVLAVFANVVAVYSDAFALIKNSTTKRE; the protein is encoded by the exons ATGACAATTGGAAGTATTGAGCATAAGGCAAAGAAGACAAAATCAAGGAAGAACAAAGTAGTTGTTGATGAGAAGACACCTTTGATACCGAAGACTCATGATGCTGATGCTGAAGGCTTAGATGAATTCAATGGTGCTTCATTTTCTGGGGCAGTTTTCAACTTATCCACCACAGCTATTGGTGCTGGGATCATGGGGTTACCAGCATGTGTGAAAAAGTTGGGAATGGTTCCTGGTCTTCTTGCTATAATCTTAACTGCTTTGTTGACAGAGAAGTCAATTGGGTTCATGATCAGGAATTCCCGTGCAGGGAATCTTTCTTCTTATGGGAATCTCGTGGgggattcatttggcaaattcGGAAAAGCTCTTGTGCAGATATGTGTTATAATCAACAACATTGGAATGCTTATTATTTACATGATTATTATTG GTGACGTGATTTCTGGAACATCTTCTAGTGAAATTCATCATTCTGGTGTACTTGAAGGATGGTTTGGAGTTCACTGGTGGACAGGACGTACATTTGTTCTTCTTTTTACAACATTTGCTGTGTTTGCACCTTTGTCTTGCTTCAAGCGAATTG ATTCGTTGAGATACACTTCTGCATTATCATTTGGCTTAGCAGTTGCTTTTCTTGTTATTGCTGTGGGAATCTCAATTTTCAAGATTGCAATTGGAGGCATTGGGATGCCCAGACTCTTCCCGATCATTACTGATGTGGCCTCAGTTTTTGAACTGTTTACTGTAACTCCTGTGGTTGTGACAGCCTATCTGTGCCACTTCAATG TTCACAGCATAGATAATGAACTGGAGGACTCCTCACAGATACACGGGATTGTGCGTACTTCCCTTACTCTATGTGCTTCAGTGTACTTACTGACAAGCTTCTTTGGCTTCCTCCTATTTGGTGAAGGAACTCTTGATGATGTGCTTGCCAATTTTGATTCTGATCTGGGAATCCCTTTTGGTTCTGTGCTCAATGACGCTGTCCGTTTTAGCTATGCTGCGCATCTTGTGCTTGTATTTCCAGTTGTCTTCTATGCAGTGCGGATCAACCTTGATGGTCTCATATTTCCATCATCTAGGCCTTTGGTTCTAGATAACTTCAGATTTGCATCAATTACTATGGCCCTTATTGTTGCTTCCTTTTTGGGAGCAAATTTCATACCCAGCATTTGGGATATTTTCCAGTTCACTGGAGCAACAGCTGCTGCAAGTTTATCATTCATATTTCCATCTGCCATCACCCTAAG GGATCGGTACAACATCGGAACTAAAAAAGACAAGATTCTATCAGTCTTTATGATAGTCCTCGCAGTCTTCGCGAATGTTGTGGCTGTATACAGTGATGCCTTTGCCCTGATCAAGAATAGTACAACTAAACGTGAGTGA